The Sphingobacterium bambusae genome includes a window with the following:
- a CDS encoding S41 family peptidase produces the protein MKINFTRVISSLLLAASLPLAQAQISEKPQWMRYPAISPDGQQIAFTYKGDLYKVPTQGGAATRLTFHQAHDFMPVWSPDGAKIAFASDRYGNFDVYLMDADGGDAQRLTFHSSAEYPYSFTPDGKSIVFGAGRQDIASHRQYPTGSQPELYTVSTNGGRIQQLLTSPAEYVQFSKDGQKMIYHDKKGGENEWRKHQQSSIARDIWLWDRKSGKHQKISSFYGENRHPLFSKDEKSIYYLSEQSGNFNVHKLSLAQPQQQAQLTQFKKHPVRSLSSSTDGLLCFSYDGELYTYKEGAAATKVPVSIKSQASANQDSHIDINGGVREMSISPDGKEVAFISRGEVFVTSVDGKITKRITTTPAQERFVQFAPDGKSIVYASERDGRWQIFQASKVRKEEPFFFASTLIEEKPLVSNQKDNYLPQLSPDSKKLAFIEDRRTLRVLDIASKNVVTLLTPEQLFHMSDGDQYFTWSPDSKLLLASYRPTMANSEVVLLDAEGKKKMVNLTKSGYSDMKPQWANGGKQILWFSNRHGMKSHAFSGGSQLDVYTLFLTKDAWDRYNMSKDDFNLLKELEKVNKKDSTDKKKETKDSTKSKLAVEPLKIDWEGIDERKARLTIHSSALSDALLSKDGEKLLYLARFEKGANLWSTNLRTKETKMEIALDASGGSMEWDKEQKSFFLLSAGRITKINPDNNKRDAIQIESEMSLDKDAEFKDAFDHVWQRTKKMFYTPDMHGADWDGLRVEYAKYLPHISNNYEFAEMLSEMLGELNVSHAGARYAGGSADGDATASLGIFMDYNHQGEGIRIEEVILGGPLDKASFQIAPGSIIEKIDGELIAADRDVARYLNRKADKFTLVEILDPKTGKRQQLTIKPISLGEEAALLYRRWVKKNQEEVERSSKGKLGYVHISGMNDNQYRNVYDEMMGKFADCDAVIVDTRFNGGGDLVSDLAMFFTGEKFLDYATADRSVGYEPTFRWTKPTLAMFNEANYSDGHCFSCGYTDLGIGKTVGMPVPGTCSFAGWEGLPNGVVWGAVPISAKNKAGEWLENNETKPTFEVKNQPEVIAQGKDQQLEKAIAELLKEVK, from the coding sequence ATGAAAATAAACTTTACTCGGGTCATTTCGTCCCTGCTCCTTGCAGCAAGCCTTCCTTTGGCACAGGCGCAGATAAGCGAGAAGCCGCAATGGATGCGCTATCCGGCGATCTCGCCGGACGGACAACAGATCGCTTTCACCTACAAGGGCGACCTTTACAAGGTGCCTACACAAGGAGGTGCCGCAACAAGACTTACCTTCCACCAAGCACATGATTTTATGCCCGTTTGGAGCCCCGATGGTGCAAAAATTGCATTCGCTTCCGATCGCTACGGTAATTTTGATGTTTATCTGATGGATGCCGACGGTGGAGATGCACAACGACTGACCTTTCATTCCTCGGCGGAATATCCTTATAGCTTTACACCCGATGGTAAGAGCATCGTCTTTGGTGCAGGCCGTCAAGATATAGCCAGCCACCGCCAATACCCTACCGGATCGCAGCCCGAGCTATACACCGTGTCGACAAATGGCGGCCGCATACAGCAGCTGTTGACCTCGCCCGCAGAATATGTGCAATTTAGCAAGGACGGTCAAAAGATGATCTACCACGACAAGAAAGGCGGTGAGAACGAGTGGCGCAAGCACCAACAGTCATCCATAGCCCGCGATATTTGGCTGTGGGATAGGAAAAGTGGGAAACACCAAAAGATCAGCTCCTTCTACGGAGAGAACAGACATCCTCTTTTCTCCAAAGATGAAAAATCCATCTACTACCTGAGTGAGCAAAGCGGAAATTTCAACGTCCATAAACTGTCGTTAGCACAACCGCAGCAACAGGCTCAACTTACACAGTTTAAAAAGCATCCTGTACGCTCGCTAAGTAGTTCCACAGATGGACTGCTCTGCTTTTCCTACGATGGCGAGCTATACACCTACAAAGAGGGCGCTGCAGCTACAAAAGTACCTGTCAGCATCAAATCGCAGGCTTCCGCAAACCAAGATAGCCATATCGACATCAATGGTGGAGTGCGCGAAATGTCGATTTCTCCCGATGGAAAAGAAGTGGCTTTTATCTCCCGTGGGGAGGTGTTCGTTACTTCCGTAGATGGGAAAATAACCAAGAGGATTACGACTACCCCTGCGCAAGAACGTTTCGTACAGTTTGCGCCAGATGGCAAGTCCATCGTCTACGCCAGCGAGCGCGATGGCCGTTGGCAGATTTTCCAAGCCAGCAAGGTACGCAAGGAGGAGCCTTTCTTCTTCGCCTCTACGCTGATCGAGGAAAAACCTTTGGTGAGCAACCAAAAGGACAACTATCTACCCCAACTGTCTCCTGATAGCAAGAAACTCGCTTTCATCGAAGACCGGCGGACACTGCGCGTGCTCGATATCGCCTCAAAAAATGTGGTGACCCTACTCACGCCCGAGCAGCTTTTTCACATGAGCGATGGCGACCAGTACTTTACTTGGAGTCCCGACAGCAAATTGCTTTTAGCGAGCTATCGCCCCACCATGGCCAACAGCGAGGTGGTACTGCTTGACGCAGAAGGGAAAAAGAAAATGGTCAACCTAACGAAAAGTGGATACAGCGACATGAAGCCACAGTGGGCAAACGGAGGCAAGCAGATCCTTTGGTTCAGCAACCGCCACGGCATGAAGAGCCACGCCTTCAGCGGAGGATCACAACTGGATGTTTACACCCTGTTCCTCACCAAAGATGCATGGGATCGGTACAACATGAGCAAGGATGACTTCAACCTCTTGAAAGAATTGGAGAAAGTCAACAAGAAAGATTCCACCGACAAGAAGAAAGAGACCAAGGACAGCACAAAAAGTAAACTAGCCGTGGAGCCGTTGAAGATCGACTGGGAGGGTATCGACGAACGAAAAGCACGGTTAACCATACATTCATCGGCACTTTCTGATGCCTTGCTGTCCAAAGATGGCGAAAAGCTGCTTTACCTAGCCCGCTTTGAGAAAGGTGCAAACCTTTGGAGCACGAACCTGCGTACCAAGGAAACAAAAATGGAAATCGCGCTCGATGCCTCCGGGGGAAGCATGGAGTGGGATAAAGAGCAAAAATCGTTCTTCCTATTGAGTGCTGGCCGCATAACAAAGATCAACCCCGACAACAACAAACGGGACGCTATACAGATCGAAAGTGAAATGTCGCTCGACAAGGATGCCGAGTTCAAAGATGCCTTCGATCATGTGTGGCAACGTACCAAGAAGATGTTTTACACGCCCGATATGCACGGTGCCGACTGGGACGGCCTTCGCGTGGAATATGCGAAATACCTGCCTCATATCAGCAACAACTACGAGTTTGCGGAGATGCTTTCCGAGATGCTGGGCGAACTGAATGTCTCCCACGCAGGTGCCCGCTATGCAGGAGGATCTGCCGACGGCGATGCCACTGCATCTTTGGGGATTTTCATGGACTACAATCATCAGGGAGAGGGCATCCGCATCGAAGAGGTGATCTTAGGTGGCCCATTAGACAAGGCTTCCTTCCAAATTGCTCCAGGATCCATTATCGAGAAAATCGACGGTGAGCTGATTGCCGCAGATCGCGATGTTGCCCGATACCTCAACCGAAAAGCAGATAAGTTTACGCTGGTCGAAATCCTAGATCCAAAAACAGGCAAGCGCCAGCAACTGACCATCAAGCCGATCTCTTTAGGCGAAGAAGCTGCTTTACTCTACCGCCGCTGGGTGAAGAAAAATCAAGAAGAAGTAGAGCGCAGCAGCAAAGGAAAGCTGGGCTATGTACATATCTCCGGCATGAACGACAACCAGTACCGCAACGTGTACGATGAGATGATGGGTAAATTTGCCGATTGCGACGCTGTTATTGTCGACACCCGTTTCAACGGAGGGGGCGATCTTGTTTCTGATCTAGCGATGTTCTTTACTGGAGAAAAATTCCTAGACTATGCCACGGCAGACCGTTCCGTCGGTTACGAGCCCACCTTCCGTTGGACCAAGCCAACTTTGGCTATGTTCAATGAGGCCAACTACAGCGATGGACACTGTTTCTCCTGTGGGTACACGGATCTCGGTATCGGCAAAACGGTAGGCATGCCGGTTCCCGGCACCTGTAGCTTTGCAGGCTGGGAAGGCCTTCCAAATGGCGTGGTTTGGGGAGCTGTGCCCATCAGTGCCAAGAACAAGGCTGGCGAATGGTTGGAAAATAATGAAACAAAACCAACTTTTGAAGTCAAAAACCAGCCGGAAGTTATTGCACAAGGCAAAGATCAACAGCTGGAAAAAGCGATAGCAGAATTACTGAAAGAGGTAAAATAA
- a CDS encoding TonB-dependent receptor encodes MVSTQKKHILSCFLLSLVGLMLHVGALAQGTQASIRGTISNEQNAPVSGATIRVKNESTGFTTTSVSNERGSYDIKQLPLGGPYTVTATHIQDGEGIVTGVNLNQGDVAQVSIQLLSTARSLDAVEISAFGLKNTKDYLGAATAFSSKDINTLPVNGRNFTVLTDLSPLTSGGSIAGQLGSSTNFTIDGMNAKNPTSSGSTTSRSGAPYSVSMEAVREFKVVTNQYDVTFGRSGGGTISAATKAGTNQLTGSAFFFSRADYLTSNYDIRGNDRIGNYTTNQYGFSLGGPIIKDKLHFFLVWDRQQDNRSLLIADVQSPADEVLYRINQTTLDRYLGIARDKYGVSAQQQTGSIDKKRTSDAGFLRLDWQINEKNLLTIRNNLTYDYNPLGLGDNSNINLLESYGNDKNFDNSFLATLRTSISPRVTNELKVQHLYVYQNSTQNDQIGNGYIPRAIVENVVSNVGGSNLSTSIQLGGHRFAQESFKNNVLQLTNNLFFDTDFAKYTLGVDVMATQSKSIYGSEVNGRFHFTNSGDVTSLENFNNMQPYRYYREVPLKDDVSVNGTIMNIGLYGQMRKNIAAGLEMTAGLRMDYAAYPKATFNQLVYDELDIRTDNKLASFILQPRIQFNWDINENQTDYLRAGAGIFASDINNYMIINNLTFDGSNFATVDVRTPLVPTPDFLAYRQNQGSIPSLEQYQLPMINYTGEDAKVPTVYKANISYNKFLTDRFKLGLSGYMTLARNNYTYVDRNMVVDPFFRLSNEANRGVFVPANTIPANNGQPDWQQGRRSDKLGRVMELTSLGKVNQFAIVLDGTYRYYGDGEITASYTWNDTKDNTSFNGNVANSATLSQPVVDDPRNLSAVTYSSNHFRHKVVAYGTAPTFWGVKFGLRFTGTGGTRYSLLSGGNTNGDFVTSSNDLAFVFDPNSTSTPENLRTGLQAILDNPDASQSIKDFITSAAGTIAERNAGINEFYGTIDLRLAKEIKFYKTHGVELSVDVFNFANMLNKEWGVYRSYGNTALYRVTGFDQAAQQFKYEVNTAGVAGYNGNPWQLQIGARYAF; translated from the coding sequence ATGGTTTCAACTCAAAAAAAACACATTCTTAGTTGTTTTTTACTTTCCTTGGTTGGCCTTATGTTGCACGTTGGCGCGCTTGCCCAAGGTACACAGGCCTCTATTCGAGGAACAATCAGCAACGAGCAAAATGCTCCGGTCAGCGGCGCGACCATTCGCGTCAAAAACGAATCCACCGGTTTTACCACAACCTCCGTATCCAACGAACGCGGTAGCTACGACATCAAGCAGCTTCCCCTTGGCGGGCCATACACCGTTACGGCAACACATATACAAGACGGAGAGGGTATAGTTACCGGTGTGAACCTCAACCAAGGCGACGTGGCGCAGGTGAGTATCCAATTGCTATCCACTGCACGCTCACTTGACGCTGTAGAAATCAGCGCCTTTGGCTTGAAAAACACCAAAGACTACCTCGGTGCTGCAACGGCTTTCTCGTCGAAAGATATAAATACGCTTCCTGTAAACGGACGTAACTTTACCGTCCTTACAGATCTATCTCCATTAACCAGCGGAGGTAGCATCGCCGGGCAGCTTGGGTCATCAACAAATTTTACCATTGATGGGATGAATGCCAAAAACCCGACCTCATCGGGTTCTACAACATCTCGTAGTGGTGCCCCTTATTCCGTTTCTATGGAAGCTGTTCGAGAATTTAAAGTGGTTACGAACCAGTATGATGTTACTTTCGGCCGAAGCGGCGGCGGTACGATCAGTGCTGCGACAAAAGCCGGAACCAACCAATTGACAGGATCGGCCTTCTTCTTCAGCCGCGCGGACTATTTGACCAGCAACTACGATATTCGCGGAAACGACCGTATAGGAAATTACACGACCAATCAGTATGGATTCTCCCTCGGTGGGCCAATCATCAAGGACAAGCTCCACTTTTTCTTAGTGTGGGACAGACAGCAGGACAACCGTTCACTTCTGATCGCCGATGTGCAGTCTCCAGCTGACGAAGTACTATACCGCATCAACCAGACAACCTTGGATCGCTATCTAGGCATCGCCCGCGATAAATACGGCGTATCCGCACAGCAGCAAACTGGGTCTATCGACAAGAAAAGAACATCTGATGCAGGATTTCTTCGTTTAGATTGGCAGATCAATGAGAAAAACCTATTGACCATCCGAAACAATCTAACTTACGATTACAATCCTTTGGGCTTAGGCGACAACTCCAACATCAACCTATTGGAATCATACGGTAACGACAAGAATTTCGACAATAGCTTTTTAGCAACTTTACGTACTTCGATCTCCCCAAGGGTAACGAATGAGCTAAAAGTACAACACTTATATGTTTATCAGAACAGTACACAAAATGATCAAATTGGTAATGGTTATATTCCAAGAGCGATCGTTGAGAACGTGGTGTCCAATGTTGGGGGTAGCAACCTATCCACGTCCATTCAACTAGGTGGTCACCGTTTCGCGCAAGAGAGCTTTAAGAACAATGTACTGCAATTAACGAATAACTTATTTTTCGATACGGACTTTGCGAAATACACACTCGGTGTAGATGTGATGGCCACACAATCAAAGTCTATTTACGGATCTGAGGTAAACGGACGCTTCCATTTCACCAACTCTGGAGACGTCACATCCCTAGAGAACTTCAACAATATGCAGCCATACCGCTATTACCGCGAGGTTCCTCTAAAGGATGATGTTTCAGTAAACGGAACGATCATGAATATTGGCCTGTACGGACAAATGCGTAAAAACATCGCCGCTGGTTTAGAAATGACAGCTGGCTTACGTATGGACTATGCAGCCTACCCTAAAGCCACCTTCAATCAATTGGTGTACGACGAGCTTGACATCCGCACAGACAATAAACTTGCCTCGTTCATCTTGCAACCACGTATACAGTTCAACTGGGATATCAACGAAAACCAAACAGACTACCTTCGTGCAGGTGCCGGTATATTCGCTTCGGATATCAACAACTACATGATCATCAACAACCTTACTTTCGATGGTTCAAACTTTGCCACAGTAGATGTGCGTACACCACTTGTACCAACACCTGACTTCCTTGCTTACAGACAAAATCAGGGTAGCATCCCTTCATTAGAGCAATACCAGTTACCCATGATTAACTACACAGGAGAAGATGCCAAGGTACCAACGGTGTATAAAGCAAATATCTCCTACAACAAATTCCTTACTGACCGTTTCAAACTAGGCCTTTCGGGATACATGACCCTCGCGCGCAACAACTATACCTATGTTGACCGTAACATGGTTGTAGATCCTTTCTTCCGCTTGAGTAACGAAGCAAATAGAGGTGTGTTTGTTCCGGCGAATACTATCCCAGCAAACAACGGACAGCCAGACTGGCAACAAGGACGTCGCTCAGACAAATTGGGTCGCGTGATGGAATTGACAAGTCTTGGTAAGGTGAATCAGTTTGCTATTGTCCTTGACGGAACTTACCGTTACTATGGAGATGGTGAAATCACGGCAAGCTACACGTGGAACGACACCAAGGACAACACCTCTTTCAATGGTAATGTGGCCAACTCGGCTACACTTTCTCAGCCTGTGGTCGATGATCCTCGTAACCTTAGCGCGGTGACCTACTCATCGAACCATTTCAGACATAAAGTCGTTGCCTATGGTACAGCGCCTACTTTTTGGGGTGTGAAGTTCGGTCTTCGTTTCACGGGTACAGGTGGTACGCGCTATAGCCTTCTTTCGGGCGGTAACACCAATGGCGATTTCGTCACCTCGTCCAATGACCTTGCTTTTGTGTTCGACCCTAACAGCACAAGCACTCCTGAAAACCTAAGAACAGGCTTGCAGGCTATTTTGGACAACCCCGACGCCAGCCAAAGCATCAAAGATTTTATCACATCGGCAGCAGGAACAATTGCCGAACGTAACGCCGGTATCAATGAGTTCTACGGAACCATCGACTTACGTCTTGCTAAAGAAATCAAGTTCTATAAAACACATGGTGTAGAGCTTTCGGTAGATGTGTTCAACTTCGCCAATATGCTCAACAAAGAGTGGGGCGTATACAGAAGTTATGGCAACACAGCGCTGTACCGCGTAACCGGATTCGATCAAGCGGCACAACAGTTCAAATACGAAGTGAATACCGCCGGTGTTGCTGGATACAACGGTAACCCTTGGCAATTACAGATCGGCGCACGCTACGCCTTCTAA
- a CDS encoding S41 family peptidase yields MIKTILFLGLSFGSCAWTMAQQQPAFLSYPTLSPDGSTLVFSFEGDLWKVGSQGGVALRLTAMEGNEIAPKISPDGKWLAFSSNQNGNMDVFTMPLEGGDIQQLTYHEGSDEVDSWGWDSKTIYFTSSRYNRFSSYKVDRNGGTAERILPHFFNFIHGVVQTPSGELLFNDSWESYSSANRKRYKGAFNPDIRSYDPKTKTFKQYTDYIGKDFWPSVDRNGHIYFASDEGNDEYNLYTFEAGKKVALTNFKESIKRPSVAAEGGKIVFEKDYQIYLYDTNTKKTIQPTIQLSRNKVLGKEKEFDVSNNISAFDVAPDGKKIAFISRGEVFVSDIEGKFIRKMPNRGERAMEVKWLKDNKTLLFSQTHQGYQNWFTRPADGSGDTKQLTSDLRNNRNLTFNAEVTKAVYLSGRDEVRLLDLATLKSTVIVKDEIWAFQNSAPSFSPDGAYVLFTAIRNFEQDIFVHHIANGSTTNLTNTGVTEANPYWSPDGKYIYFASNRTKPSYPTGMQFSSIYKMALENIDAPYRSSKFDELFSETKTEKKDSVAKKDDKAKTSSSPAATNKRPVVSIDLDRLSDRISQVSPALGTQYNPLVFQKADKTYVFFSSNHEGKSAVYRLVTEPFEENKTEKVADGFIGDLIEVGGKYYALSAGSIQKYSLEGNKLDKVNMSYKFTKDLAQEFQQMFYETWAGIEENFYDSKFHGIDWNATKTKYASYLDGINTRADLRILLNDMLGELNSSHLGFSSAGAEERKNFNFVTNELGIVYDQAQPLKIDRILPNGPASRKGVDLQAGDILVAVNGEKIDPKKDRDAYFTWPSLAPEIQLTVSRAGKEQQVNIRPQSGGDFKELLYDEWIKGNRKKVNALSNNRIAYSHMKNMGGGELQTFLLDMAEQENNKEAIILDLRYNTGGNVHDEVLRFLQQRPYLQWQYRGGKKAPQGNFTPAGKPIVLLINEQSLSDAEMTAAGFKALKLGKIIGTETYRWIIFTSAKGLVDGSMYRVPAWGCYTLDGDDLELTGVAPDILVKNSVQDRVNDKDPQLEKAVEEILKELK; encoded by the coding sequence ATGATCAAAACAATTCTTTTTTTAGGTCTGTCTTTCGGCAGTTGTGCTTGGACCATGGCACAACAACAACCGGCCTTTCTTTCCTACCCTACATTAAGCCCAGATGGCAGTACGCTAGTTTTCAGCTTCGAGGGAGACCTGTGGAAAGTAGGCAGCCAAGGCGGCGTGGCCCTTCGCCTAACCGCCATGGAAGGCAACGAAATTGCACCAAAAATATCACCAGATGGAAAATGGTTGGCATTTTCATCCAACCAAAATGGAAACATGGATGTATTTACCATGCCCTTAGAAGGTGGAGACATACAGCAGCTCACGTATCATGAGGGCTCCGATGAGGTCGACAGCTGGGGATGGGATAGCAAAACGATCTATTTCACGTCCTCGCGCTACAACAGGTTTTCCAGCTACAAAGTCGATCGAAATGGGGGAACTGCCGAGCGCATCTTGCCACACTTCTTTAATTTCATCCATGGCGTGGTTCAGACACCTTCGGGAGAGCTTCTTTTCAACGATTCTTGGGAGAGTTATTCATCTGCCAATAGAAAACGATATAAAGGCGCATTCAATCCGGACATCCGCTCTTATGACCCGAAAACTAAAACTTTTAAACAGTACACAGACTATATTGGCAAGGACTTTTGGCCCAGTGTTGATCGCAATGGTCATATATACTTTGCTTCAGACGAAGGAAATGATGAATACAACCTGTACACCTTCGAAGCAGGAAAGAAAGTCGCTCTGACCAATTTCAAGGAATCCATAAAACGGCCGTCTGTCGCTGCAGAGGGAGGAAAAATCGTTTTTGAAAAAGATTATCAGATCTATCTGTATGATACGAACACAAAGAAAACGATACAACCGACGATACAACTGAGCCGCAACAAGGTGCTCGGGAAAGAAAAGGAATTTGACGTCAGCAACAACATCAGCGCTTTCGATGTTGCGCCAGACGGCAAAAAAATCGCCTTTATATCGCGCGGAGAAGTGTTCGTGAGCGACATCGAAGGAAAATTTATCCGCAAGATGCCCAATCGCGGCGAACGTGCCATGGAGGTGAAATGGCTGAAAGACAATAAGACCTTACTATTCAGCCAAACGCATCAAGGCTACCAAAATTGGTTCACCCGCCCTGCCGATGGATCGGGCGATACCAAACAGCTGACAAGTGATCTACGGAACAACAGAAACCTAACCTTTAATGCCGAGGTCACGAAAGCCGTTTACCTGAGCGGCAGGGACGAGGTGCGCTTATTAGATCTCGCAACGTTGAAGAGCACGGTTATCGTAAAAGATGAAATTTGGGCCTTTCAAAACTCAGCACCCTCGTTCTCTCCGGATGGCGCCTATGTACTATTCACTGCTATTCGCAATTTTGAACAAGATATCTTCGTGCACCACATTGCCAACGGCAGCACGACAAACCTGACAAACACCGGCGTTACCGAAGCCAATCCTTATTGGTCACCCGATGGTAAATACATCTACTTTGCGAGCAACCGCACGAAACCTTCCTACCCAACAGGCATGCAGTTTTCGAGCATTTACAAAATGGCGTTAGAAAACATCGATGCTCCGTATCGCAGCAGCAAGTTCGATGAGCTATTTAGCGAAACGAAGACGGAGAAAAAAGACAGTGTTGCAAAAAAAGACGACAAGGCCAAAACCAGCAGCAGCCCCGCTGCCACGAACAAAAGACCAGTGGTCAGCATTGACCTAGACCGTTTGTCGGACCGCATTAGCCAAGTGAGCCCTGCATTGGGAACACAATACAATCCGCTTGTTTTCCAGAAAGCGGATAAGACTTACGTATTCTTCTCGTCCAACCACGAAGGAAAAAGTGCCGTGTACCGTTTGGTAACCGAACCTTTTGAAGAAAACAAAACCGAAAAAGTGGCTGATGGTTTTATTGGCGACCTGATTGAGGTAGGCGGTAAATATTATGCTTTAAGCGCTGGATCTATCCAAAAATATAGCTTGGAAGGCAATAAGCTCGACAAAGTAAACATGAGCTATAAATTTACAAAAGATTTAGCACAGGAATTCCAGCAGATGTTCTATGAAACTTGGGCAGGCATAGAAGAGAATTTCTACGACAGCAAATTCCACGGCATTGATTGGAACGCGACAAAAACGAAATATGCAAGCTACCTAGATGGCATCAATACACGTGCAGACCTTCGCATATTGCTGAATGATATGTTGGGCGAGCTCAACTCATCCCATTTAGGATTTAGCTCTGCCGGAGCCGAAGAGCGCAAGAATTTCAACTTTGTAACCAACGAGCTGGGTATTGTCTACGACCAAGCACAACCCCTGAAGATCGATCGTATATTGCCCAATGGGCCTGCATCCCGCAAAGGTGTAGACCTGCAGGCGGGAGATATCTTGGTTGCCGTGAACGGCGAAAAAATAGATCCGAAAAAAGATCGTGACGCTTACTTTACTTGGCCCTCTCTTGCTCCGGAAATCCAACTCACCGTTTCGCGTGCTGGCAAAGAACAGCAGGTGAATATCCGTCCACAGTCTGGCGGCGATTTCAAAGAATTACTTTATGATGAATGGATAAAAGGAAATCGTAAAAAAGTGAACGCATTAAGCAATAATAGAATTGCCTATTCCCACATGAAAAATATGGGCGGGGGAGAACTACAGACATTCTTGCTTGATATGGCCGAACAAGAAAACAACAAAGAAGCCATCATCTTGGATCTTCGCTACAACACCGGCGGGAATGTACACGACGAAGTGCTGCGTTTTCTACAACAACGTCCTTATCTACAGTGGCAGTATCGTGGCGGAAAGAAAGCTCCGCAGGGGAACTTTACACCTGCCGGAAAACCCATCGTGCTACTCATCAACGAGCAGTCATTGAGCGATGCCGAGATGACCGCAGCGGGCTTCAAAGCCCTGAAATTAGGGAAAATCATCGGTACAGAAACCTATCGATGGATTATCTTTACCTCGGCCAAAGGATTGGTTGATGGCTCTATGTACCGGGTGCCGGCTTGGGGTTGCTATACCCTCGATGGGGACGACCTAGAACTTACGGGTGTAGCACCAGATATACTGGTCAAAAACTCTGTTCAAGATCGCGTGAATGATAAAGATCCTCAATTGGAAAAAGCGGTAGAAGAAATTCTGAAGGAGCTAAAATAA
- a CDS encoding HU family DNA-binding protein, translating into MTKAEIIAEISNKTGLEKVDVQETVEAFFKVVKSAMVSGENVYVRGFGSFVVKKRAEKTARNISKNTAIIIPAHFVPSFKPAKVFVEKVKQGNK; encoded by the coding sequence ATGACTAAAGCAGAAATTATTGCGGAGATCTCTAACAAAACGGGCTTAGAGAAAGTAGACGTTCAAGAAACAGTTGAAGCGTTTTTCAAAGTTGTGAAAAGTGCCATGGTTAGTGGAGAGAATGTGTATGTTAGAGGGTTTGGAAGTTTCGTGGTAAAGAAAAGAGCAGAAAAAACAGCACGTAACATTTCGAAGAACACGGCGATCATTATTCCGGCACACTTCGTACCAAGCTTCAAACCTGCAAAAGTTTTTGTAGAAAAAGTTAAACAAGGAAACAAGTAA
- a CDS encoding TPR domain-containing protein, with the protein MKTKQIIVIVIVVALMGALLARPIKGLVEENKGANASASAEASSAFNLQTVSDMTKQSINGSLAQEITALEAKVAEADGEEKLTLLQELAKKWDDLAKYAPQGFIYEEMAKISPKFEYWLKAGDAFRSAYTNLQDTAMATALNQMAIQSYEHAAELDANNLDAKTGLGAAMVTGTNNPMAGIALLREVVAKDPKNIQANKTLGLFSLQSRQFDKAIERFKTVVELKPDAESYFYLATGYENIGLKNEAIAAFQKSKELAADPTLSQFIERRIEELSK; encoded by the coding sequence ATGAAGACCAAACAGATAATAGTAATCGTAATTGTTGTTGCCCTAATGGGTGCATTGCTTGCGCGCCCTATTAAAGGTTTGGTGGAAGAAAATAAAGGAGCGAATGCTTCCGCCAGCGCGGAAGCTTCTTCAGCTTTTAATCTCCAAACAGTCTCCGACATGACCAAGCAATCGATAAATGGTAGCTTGGCGCAGGAGATAACGGCGTTGGAAGCAAAAGTAGCAGAAGCGGATGGTGAAGAAAAGCTTACTTTGTTGCAGGAACTTGCAAAAAAATGGGATGATTTAGCCAAATATGCACCTCAAGGATTTATTTATGAGGAAATGGCGAAAATTTCTCCTAAATTTGAGTATTGGTTGAAGGCCGGTGATGCCTTCCGTTCTGCGTACACGAATTTGCAAGACACTGCTATGGCAACCGCATTGAATCAAATGGCTATACAGTCGTATGAGCATGCTGCCGAGCTGGACGCAAACAACTTGGACGCAAAAACGGGTTTAGGCGCAGCCATGGTAACGGGTACGAATAACCCGATGGCTGGTATTGCTTTGTTGAGGGAAGTTGTCGCAAAGGATCCAAAAAATATTCAAGCAAACAAAACGTTGGGGTTGTTTTCATTGCAATCCCGTCAATTTGACAAGGCTATTGAACGTTTCAAAACCGTTGTTGAATTGAAACCCGACGCTGAATCGTATTTCTATTTGGCGACGGGCTATGAAAATATTGGGTTGAAAAATGAGGCTATCGCCGCTTTTCAGAAAAGCAAAGAATTGGCCGCAGATCCAACCCTTTCTCAGTTCATCGAACGTCGTATCGAAGAACTAAGTAAGTAA